From Rhodoferax sp. AJA081-3, the proteins below share one genomic window:
- a CDS encoding TfoX/Sxy family protein encodes MANARSEFAQYCCELLSTVGPCAAKRMFGGWGISTDGLTIAIIADLGSGEKLWLKASDANRTQWEAAGCERFTYASTKDGETVSRGMNYYSAPEEAMDATHAMAPWARLALEAAVSAKASKPVRKTAKTAAPKPARTTKPPRP; translated from the coding sequence ATGGCCAACGCCCGATCCGAATTTGCACAGTACTGCTGCGAACTGCTGTCCACAGTGGGCCCCTGCGCTGCCAAACGCATGTTTGGGGGCTGGGGCATCAGCACCGATGGACTGACGATTGCCATCATTGCCGACCTGGGTTCGGGCGAAAAGCTCTGGCTCAAGGCCAGCGATGCCAACCGTACCCAATGGGAGGCCGCGGGCTGCGAGCGCTTCACCTATGCCTCCACCAAGGACGGCGAGACCGTGTCGCGCGGCATGAACTACTACAGCGCCCCCGAAGAGGCCATGGACGCCACCCATGCCATGGCGCCCTGGGCGCGTTTGGCCCTGGAAGCAGCCGTCAGCGCCAAGGCCAGCAAACCCGTGCGCAAGACTGCAAAAACCGCCGCCCCCAAACCGGCGAGGACAACCAAGCCTCCGCGACCCTAG
- a CDS encoding 5-formyltetrahydrofolate cyclo-ligase has product MDNSEDSKAAAKKALRKHLLELRLNLPDRLEQADLLQQVMRIWLVGRPDTIIGAYWPIKGEFDPLPALHRWKEDGELLDQPQLRRIGLPVVNKEHKTMTFHAWYPGCPMEEDAYGIPKPKDTEVITPTLLFAPCVGYGPGGYRLGYGGGFYDRMMAALQPKPFTVGLGFGVGFVEDFEPEPHDVPLDAILNNHGVVWPV; this is encoded by the coding sequence ATGGACAACTCAGAAGATTCAAAAGCAGCGGCCAAGAAAGCCCTGCGCAAACACCTGCTTGAACTGCGCCTGAACCTGCCCGACCGGCTGGAGCAGGCCGACCTGTTGCAGCAGGTCATGCGCATCTGGCTGGTGGGCCGGCCCGACACCATCATCGGCGCCTACTGGCCCATCAAGGGCGAGTTTGATCCGCTACCGGCCTTGCACCGCTGGAAGGAAGACGGCGAGCTACTGGACCAGCCCCAGCTGCGCCGCATCGGCCTGCCCGTGGTCAACAAGGAACACAAGACCATGACCTTCCACGCCTGGTACCCGGGCTGCCCCATGGAAGAAGATGCCTACGGCATCCCCAAACCCAAAGATACCGAGGTCATCACCCCCACGCTGCTGTTTGCACCCTGTGTGGGGTATGGGCCGGGCGGTTACCGGCTGGGGTACGGCGGGGGCTTCTACGACCGCATGATGGCGGCGCTGCAGCCCAAGCCCTTTACGGTGGGGCTGGGTTTTGGGGTCGGTTTTGTGGAGGACTTCGAGCCCGAGCCGCACGACGTGCCGCTGGACGCCATCCTCAACAACCACGGGGTGGTGTGGCCGGTGTGA
- a CDS encoding lytic transglycosylase domain-containing protein yields MQFSAILTSIALLGATTVSTFAPAYAQNRDISRADSTLMDMAQSYKSRDRKRLIALLPQVRGHVLEPWAAYWDLSARLDEAGPTEIQEFFSRFSGSYQEDRLRAELLLHYGRNRDWVAFNREYPLYRMNDDKSVRCYALLAEHLSSGVDNTAQVKDAWLGLKEADDGCASAAEQLLKDHTTTAAMVWQRARLGMENDRLRVVTQAVGIVSPGSLSKLNAIYTNPGKYLNDKLTAFQPKTRELVSLALIRLATQDPEEAAAEINKLRWKTQLTDEERSWVWGVIGKRAAQRLSNGAADYFANGNAAAMHEDHLAWQVRAALRLGRWQQVLNAITAMPEAQRNDPTWVYWRARALLQQTQTEGARGQAQQLFESIASSRGFYEQLAQEELGQRISTPTKPAPLTAEEKEAARLNPGLNRALYAINMGLRAEGVREWNYSTNLHVRGGMDDRALLAAADMACRFEVWDRCINTSERTRQTIDAEQRFPMPFKAAVVARSSQIGLDPAYVYGLIRQESRFIMDAKSHVGASGLMQVMPATAKWTAKKIGLTNFQPHQINDRDTNIAIGTGYLKLVLDSFDGSMPLAAAAYNAGPGRPRSWRGQTGAPVMDAAIWAENVPFNETRDYVKKVLANTTNYAALITGQPQSLKARLGRIGPKDANTVDTGLDLP; encoded by the coding sequence ATGCAGTTTTCAGCCATTCTGACATCGATAGCCCTTCTGGGTGCTACCACGGTGTCCACCTTCGCCCCAGCATACGCCCAGAACCGTGACATCTCGCGCGCCGATAGCACCTTGATGGACATGGCCCAATCCTACAAAAGCCGGGACCGCAAGCGCCTGATCGCCCTGCTGCCCCAGGTGCGCGGCCATGTGCTGGAGCCCTGGGCCGCCTATTGGGACCTCTCGGCCCGGCTCGACGAGGCCGGCCCTACCGAGATACAGGAATTCTTCAGCCGTTTCAGCGGCAGCTACCAGGAAGACCGCCTGCGCGCCGAGCTGTTGCTGCACTATGGCCGCAACCGCGACTGGGTGGCCTTCAACCGCGAATACCCCTTGTACCGCATGAACGACGACAAGTCGGTGCGCTGTTACGCCCTGCTGGCCGAACACCTGAGCAGTGGTGTGGACAACACGGCCCAGGTCAAAGACGCCTGGCTAGGCCTCAAAGAGGCCGACGATGGCTGCGCCAGCGCCGCCGAACAGTTGCTCAAGGACCACACAACAACTGCGGCCATGGTCTGGCAGCGCGCGCGTTTGGGCATGGAAAACGATCGCCTGCGGGTGGTCACCCAGGCCGTGGGCATCGTCAGCCCTGGTTCGCTCTCCAAACTCAATGCCATCTACACCAACCCCGGCAAGTACCTCAACGACAAACTCACCGCCTTCCAGCCCAAGACACGCGAACTCGTGTCGCTGGCCCTGATACGCCTGGCCACGCAAGACCCTGAAGAAGCCGCCGCCGAGATCAACAAGCTGCGCTGGAAGACGCAGCTCACCGACGAAGAGCGCAGTTGGGTCTGGGGTGTCATTGGCAAACGCGCTGCGCAACGGCTGTCCAACGGTGCAGCCGACTACTTTGCCAATGGCAACGCCGCCGCCATGCACGAAGACCACCTGGCCTGGCAGGTGCGCGCTGCACTGCGCCTGGGCCGCTGGCAACAGGTGTTGAACGCCATCACCGCCATGCCCGAGGCCCAGCGCAACGACCCGACCTGGGTCTACTGGCGTGCCCGCGCCCTGCTGCAGCAAACGCAAACAGAGGGCGCCCGCGGCCAGGCACAACAACTGTTTGAAAGCATTGCCAGCTCACGCGGTTTCTACGAACAACTGGCGCAGGAAGAGCTGGGCCAACGCATCAGCACACCCACGAAACCCGCACCGCTGACGGCCGAAGAAAAAGAAGCCGCCCGCCTGAACCCGGGCCTGAACCGCGCGCTGTATGCCATCAACATGGGCCTGCGCGCCGAGGGTGTGCGCGAGTGGAACTACAGCACCAACCTGCATGTACGCGGCGGCATGGATGACCGCGCCCTGCTGGCTGCGGCCGACATGGCCTGCCGTTTCGAGGTGTGGGACCGTTGCATCAACACCAGCGAACGCACGCGCCAGACCATAGACGCCGAACAACGCTTCCCCATGCCTTTCAAGGCCGCCGTGGTGGCGCGGTCCAGCCAGATTGGCCTGGACCCCGCCTACGTGTACGGCCTGATCCGCCAAGAAAGCCGCTTCATCATGGACGCCAAGTCCCACGTGGGCGCCTCGGGCCTGATGCAGGTCATGCCCGCCACCGCCAAATGGACCGCCAAGAAGATCGGCCTGACCAACTTCCAGCCCCACCAGATCAACGACCGCGACACCAACATCGCCATCGGCACCGGTTACCTGAAACTGGTGCTGGACAGCTTTGACGGCTCCATGCCCCTGGCCGCCGCCGCCTACAACGCCGGCCCGGGCCGCCCCCGCAGCTGGCGCGGACAGACCGGCGCCCCGGTGATGGACGCCGCCATCTGGGCCGAAAACGTGCCCTTCAACGAAACCCGCGACTACGTCAAAAAGGTGCTGGCCAACACCACCAACTACGCCGCGCTAATCACCGGACAACCCCAGTCACTGAAGGCACGCCTCGGCAGAATAGGCCCCAAGGACGCCAACACGGTAGACACCGGCCTGGACCTTCCCTAA
- a CDS encoding glutathione S-transferase family protein, translated as MLKLFIGNKNYSSWSMRPWVLLTQVGIPFEEVMVRFDSFDAGSTFKQQLQGATPTGKVPLLQDGDLAVWDTLAIAEYVAEQYPDKQLWPADKAARARARSICAEMHSGFTALRGNCPMNIEAELANTGALIWRDKAAVRADVQRLVAMWTELLTQHGGPMLFGSRFTIADAYFAPVCMRLKTYALPVPAAITAYVDRVCALPGVQAWITQALAEKDFLDFEEPYRLKA; from the coding sequence ATGCTGAAACTCTTTATTGGCAACAAAAACTACTCCTCCTGGTCCATGCGCCCCTGGGTGCTGCTGACCCAGGTCGGCATCCCGTTTGAAGAAGTCATGGTGCGTTTTGACTCGTTTGATGCCGGCTCCACGTTCAAACAACAGCTGCAGGGCGCGACCCCCACCGGCAAGGTGCCGTTGCTGCAGGACGGCGACCTGGCCGTGTGGGACACACTGGCCATAGCCGAATATGTGGCTGAGCAATACCCAGACAAACAACTCTGGCCAGCCGACAAGGCAGCCCGTGCCCGCGCGCGCAGCATCTGCGCCGAGATGCACAGCGGCTTCACCGCGCTGCGCGGCAACTGCCCCATGAACATTGAGGCCGAACTGGCGAACACCGGTGCGCTGATCTGGCGCGACAAAGCCGCCGTACGTGCCGATGTGCAGCGCCTGGTGGCCATGTGGACCGAACTGCTGACCCAACACGGCGGCCCCATGTTGTTTGGCAGCCGCTTCACCATTGCCGACGCCTACTTCGCCCCGGTGTGTATGCGGCTCAAGACCTATGCACTGCCGGTGCCCGCTGCCATCACCGCCTATGTGGACCGTGTCTGCGCCCTGCCCGGCGTGCAAGCCTGGATCACACAAGCATTGGCCGAAAAGGACTTTCTGGACTTCGAAGAGCCGTACAGGCTCAAGGCCTGA
- a CDS encoding multifunctional CCA addition/repair protein, with amino-acid sequence MKTYLVGGAVRDALMGLPVQDRDWVVVGATPQMLLDQGYLQVGQDFPVFLHPQTKEEYALARTERNTAPGYRGFAVYAAPDVTLEEDLARRDLTINSIAIPSELAGATGQFSINDSVVDPYGGRQDITHKVLRHVTPAFREDPVRILRLARFAARFTDFTVAPETQALLRDMVDSGDVDHLVAERVWQELSRGLMESKPSRMFAVLRNCGALTRLLPEVDTGETVMCVVDLAARQQAPLAVRFACLVHGLGSAPASLQMLKAMCQRLRVPVECKELAEVVAREHGAIHASTTLDAGGLVALLERCDAFRKPGRMAEILLACSCITRGQPGQQDAPYPQAPRLAAALQCAQSVATDLVATEAQAAGATGQKIGEWIQRARIDAVANGLQEAGR; translated from the coding sequence ATGAAAACCTACCTGGTCGGTGGCGCGGTACGCGACGCACTGATGGGCCTGCCCGTTCAGGACCGCGACTGGGTGGTGGTGGGCGCCACGCCGCAGATGTTGCTGGACCAGGGTTACCTGCAGGTGGGCCAGGACTTTCCGGTGTTTCTGCACCCACAGACCAAGGAAGAGTACGCACTGGCCCGCACCGAGCGCAACACCGCCCCCGGCTACCGCGGCTTTGCGGTCTACGCCGCGCCCGATGTGACGCTGGAAGAGGATCTGGCGCGGCGCGACCTCACTATCAATTCAATAGCTATACCCTCAGAATTGGCGGGGGCTACAGGCCAATTTTCCATAAATGATTCCGTGGTGGACCCCTATGGCGGGCGCCAGGACATAACCCACAAGGTCCTGCGCCATGTGACCCCCGCCTTCCGCGAGGACCCGGTGCGCATCCTGCGCCTGGCACGTTTTGCGGCCCGCTTCACCGACTTCACCGTGGCGCCCGAAACCCAAGCCCTGCTGCGCGACATGGTGGACAGCGGTGACGTGGACCACCTGGTAGCCGAGCGGGTGTGGCAGGAGTTGTCCCGCGGGTTGATGGAGAGCAAACCCTCGCGCATGTTTGCTGTGCTGCGCAACTGCGGCGCGCTGACCCGCCTGCTGCCGGAAGTAGACACCGGTGAGACGGTCATGTGTGTGGTCGACCTGGCGGCCCGGCAACAGGCGCCGCTGGCCGTGCGTTTTGCCTGCCTGGTGCATGGCCTGGGTTCCGCGCCCGCCAGCTTGCAGATGCTCAAGGCCATGTGCCAGCGCCTGCGGGTACCGGTGGAGTGCAAGGAACTAGCCGAGGTGGTGGCACGGGAGCACGGCGCCATCCACGCCAGCACAACCCTGGACGCCGGTGGCCTCGTGGCCCTGCTGGAACGCTGCGACGCCTTTCGCAAACCTGGGCGCATGGCAGAGATTCTGCTGGCCTGCAGCTGCATCACACGCGGCCAGCCGGGCCAGCAGGATGCGCCCTATCCGCAAGCGCCCCGCCTGGCTGCGGCCCTGCAGTGTGCACAATCGGTTGCTACTGATTTAGTAGCTACTGAAGCCCAAGCGGCAGGGGCTACAGGCCAAAAGATTGGTGAATGGATTCAGCGTGCGCGTATCGACGCAGTAGCCAACGGCCTCCAGGAGGCTGGGCG